One window of the Pseudofrankia sp. DC12 genome contains the following:
- a CDS encoding uroporphyrinogen-III synthase, with protein sequence MATRRTKKPVSPVALVGAGPRDPGLLTVLAVETLQAADVVVADPDVAPAVLEPLAAEVLKIGDLDAPKPIRDAEAATAAVVSRARAGEKVVRLYSSDPWLTRIGANDAQSLAKAKIPYKVIPGIATGAAVSTYAGVAPGLPVTYASTTGVFSSSGELPVASPFGPDAVGLGSSPFGSSRGLIGRPLGGSLGGGLGGGLGSNGGLGGGLGAGGLGGGLSLGAGFGGLGGTVAGVSDVDWAGLAQAPGTLVITAAPNEIGKVATALVEHGRPGDTPTAVTVDGTTTDQRTVSSTLDRIENEAAPLLANSSQPPAQVVLSIGPVVATRAKLSWWETRALFGWTVLVPRTKEQAAILSDLLRSHGASPLEVPTIAVEPPRTAAPMERAITGLVSGRYQWVAFTSVNAVRAVQEKVEERSLDARSFAGVKVAAIGEATAEALRSFGIRPDLVPTGQQSSEGLLADWPEYDSSLDLLDRVLLPRADIATEILEAGLKERGWQVDDVTAYRTVRAAPPPAPIREALKGGRVDAVVFTSSSTVRNLVGIAGKPHETTVIACIGPKTAETAQELGLRVDVEAPEATIAALVGALADFAAEHREELGKVGPLAARLPKPRRGRR encoded by the coding sequence ATGGCCACTCGACGAACGAAGAAGCCAGTATCCCCGGTCGCCCTGGTGGGCGCCGGGCCCCGTGACCCCGGCCTGCTGACCGTGCTGGCCGTCGAGACCCTGCAAGCCGCCGACGTGGTCGTCGCGGATCCGGACGTCGCGCCCGCGGTGCTCGAACCGCTGGCCGCCGAGGTCCTCAAGATCGGTGACCTGGACGCGCCGAAGCCGATCCGCGACGCGGAGGCCGCGACGGCCGCCGTCGTCAGCCGGGCGCGCGCCGGCGAAAAGGTCGTCCGGCTCTACTCGTCCGATCCGTGGCTCACCCGGATCGGCGCGAACGACGCGCAGTCGCTGGCCAAGGCGAAGATCCCCTACAAGGTCATCCCCGGGATCGCGACCGGCGCGGCCGTCTCCACCTACGCAGGCGTCGCCCCCGGCCTTCCCGTGACCTACGCGAGCACCACCGGCGTCTTCTCGTCCAGTGGTGAGCTGCCGGTGGCGTCGCCGTTCGGGCCGGACGCCGTCGGCCTCGGCTCGTCGCCGTTCGGTAGCTCGCGTGGCCTGATCGGGCGGCCGCTCGGCGGCTCGCTGGGCGGTGGCCTCGGTGGCGGGCTGGGCTCCAACGGTGGTCTCGGTGGCGGCCTCGGCGCGGGCGGGCTGGGCGGTGGCCTCAGCCTCGGCGCCGGGTTCGGCGGGCTGGGCGGCACGGTCGCGGGCGTCTCGGACGTCGACTGGGCCGGCCTCGCGCAGGCCCCGGGCACCTTGGTGATCACCGCGGCGCCGAACGAGATCGGCAAGGTCGCGACCGCCCTCGTCGAGCACGGCCGGCCGGGCGACACCCCGACCGCGGTCACCGTCGATGGCACCACCACCGACCAGCGGACCGTCAGCTCCACCCTCGACCGGATCGAGAACGAGGCCGCGCCCCTGCTGGCGAACTCCAGCCAGCCGCCGGCCCAGGTCGTGCTCTCGATCGGCCCGGTGGTCGCGACCCGCGCGAAGCTCTCCTGGTGGGAGACCCGGGCGCTGTTCGGCTGGACCGTGCTGGTGCCGCGGACGAAGGAGCAGGCCGCGATCCTGTCGGACCTGCTGCGCTCGCACGGCGCGAGCCCGCTGGAGGTGCCGACGATCGCCGTCGAGCCGCCGCGGACCGCGGCCCCGATGGAGCGGGCTATCACAGGCCTGGTCTCGGGCCGTTACCAGTGGGTCGCGTTCACCTCGGTCAACGCGGTCAGGGCCGTGCAGGAAAAGGTCGAGGAGCGCAGCCTTGACGCCCGCTCGTTCGCCGGCGTCAAGGTCGCCGCGATCGGCGAGGCGACGGCGGAAGCGCTGCGGTCCTTCGGTATCCGGCCAGACCTCGTGCCCACGGGCCAGCAGTCGTCGGAGGGCCTGCTCGCCGACTGGCCCGAGTACGACAGCTCGCTGGACCTGCTCGACCGGGTACTGCTGCCGCGGGCCGACATCGCCACCGAGATCCTTGAGGCGGGCCTGAAGGAACGCGGCTGGCAGGTCGACGACGTCACCGCTTACCGGACGGTGCGCGCCGCGCCGCCGCCCGCGCCGATCCGGGAGGCCCTCAAGGGCGGCCGGGTCGACGCCGTCGTGTTCACCTCGTCCTCCACCGTGCGGAACCTGGTCGGTATCGCCGGCAAGCCGCACGAGACGACCGTCATCGCGTGCATCGGCCCGAAGACCGCCGAGACCGCCCAGGAGCTGGGCCTGCGGGTAGACGTCGAGGCGCCGGAGGCGACGATCGCCGCGCTGGTCGGGGCGCTCGCCGACTTCGCCGCCGAGCACCGTGAGGAGCTCGGCAAGGTCGGCCCGCTCGCCGCCCGGCTGCCGAAGCCGCGCCGGGGCCGGCGGTGA
- a CDS encoding ABC transporter permease has translation MTAITETAAIAAPVPADAAAGAAPSAAAARSGARPVGRVQFGALTARLLRSLLRRPAFVAITLVQAVVWLPLFGSLFRSVATVPGFGAGDYIDYLTPGVATMSVLFSAGWTGIRFIDDMENGVMERLLASPTRRWAVVGGTVAHEAVIVAVQVTLVVLLGWALGAHLRSGVPGVLVLIVVAVTLSTAVAALSDALALVVRRREALIAAANFLVLPLTFLSTAMMPAGLLPGWIRAVAHYNPANWAVIASRGAIAADPDWVSVGWNLLGLVALAGLAWAVAVRAFRGYQRSL, from the coding sequence ATGACGGCGATCACCGAGACCGCGGCGATCGCGGCTCCCGTCCCAGCGGACGCGGCCGCCGGGGCAGCCCCCTCGGCCGCGGCGGCGCGTTCGGGCGCGCGACCGGTCGGGCGGGTCCAGTTCGGAGCGCTGACGGCCCGGCTGCTGCGCTCTCTGCTGCGCCGGCCGGCGTTCGTCGCGATCACCCTTGTGCAGGCGGTGGTCTGGCTGCCGCTGTTCGGCTCGCTGTTCCGTAGCGTGGCGACGGTGCCGGGCTTCGGCGCGGGGGACTACATCGACTACCTGACCCCGGGCGTCGCCACGATGAGCGTGCTCTTCTCCGCTGGCTGGACCGGGATCCGGTTCATCGACGACATGGAGAACGGCGTGATGGAGCGGCTGCTCGCCTCCCCAACCCGGCGCTGGGCCGTCGTCGGCGGCACCGTGGCCCACGAGGCGGTGATCGTCGCCGTGCAGGTGACGTTGGTCGTGCTGCTCGGCTGGGCGCTCGGCGCCCACCTGCGTTCCGGGGTTCCTGGAGTGCTGGTCCTGATCGTCGTAGCGGTGACGCTGAGCACGGCGGTCGCGGCGCTGTCCGACGCGCTCGCGCTGGTGGTGCGCCGCCGGGAGGCGCTGATCGCGGCGGCGAACTTCCTGGTGCTGCCCCTGACGTTCCTGTCGACCGCGATGATGCCCGCTGGTCTGCTGCCGGGCTGGATTCGCGCCGTCGCGCACTACAACCCGGCCAACTGGGCGGTGATCGCGTCGCGGGGCGCGATCGCCGCGGACCCCGACTGGGTGTCCGTCGGGTGGAACCTTCTCGGTCTCGTGGCGCTCGCCGGGCTGGCGTGGGCGGTGGCGGTCCGTGCCTTCCGGGGCTACCAGCGCTCGCTGTAG
- a CDS encoding glutamyl-tRNA reductase, with protein MSLLAVGLNHRTAPTALLELAAVSGDDAPKVLGDLVQADHVVEAVVLSTCNRTEIYAEVDTFHGGLADISDTLSRVCGVELSELSPHLYVHHEARAVGHLFSVVCGLDSMLVGESQILGQVRGAFRGAQEAGTAGGALAALFQTALRVGKRAHSETSIDAAGASIVSVGLQIAAGSLDVRRPERLSTDVTEIDGAAPAEVTDPASQPLTGCRVLIIGAGAVGGLTAATVRRAGAAELVVANRTPARAAAIAENHGARVVGLADLPHEVGQADLVVSSTGATGLVVTYEMVEAASVARSGRPLVFLDLALPHDIDPGVRALPGVTLVDLESLRVALDGAQVSHDLEAVRALVASEVAGFLNKRGAVRVAPTVVALRAQAAGIVQEELDRLRGRLPDLDTREWEMVTGTVRRVVDKLLHAPTVRVQQLAGGPGGDSYAEALRELFDLPREVPAVVSAPDLLEQP; from the coding sequence GTGAGCCTCCTCGCCGTCGGTCTGAACCACCGGACCGCGCCCACCGCGTTACTGGAGCTCGCCGCGGTCTCGGGCGACGACGCCCCCAAGGTCCTCGGCGACCTGGTCCAGGCCGACCACGTGGTCGAGGCCGTGGTGCTGTCCACCTGCAACCGCACCGAGATCTACGCCGAGGTCGACACGTTCCACGGCGGCCTCGCCGACATCTCCGACACGCTGTCCCGCGTCTGTGGCGTCGAGCTGTCCGAGCTGTCGCCGCACCTGTACGTCCATCACGAGGCGCGCGCGGTCGGGCACCTGTTCTCAGTGGTCTGCGGCCTGGACTCGATGCTCGTCGGCGAGAGCCAGATCCTCGGCCAGGTCCGCGGTGCCTTCCGCGGTGCCCAGGAGGCCGGCACCGCCGGCGGGGCCCTCGCAGCCCTGTTCCAGACCGCGCTGCGGGTGGGCAAGCGGGCCCACAGCGAGACGTCCATCGACGCCGCTGGGGCGTCGATCGTCTCGGTCGGCCTGCAGATCGCCGCCGGTAGCCTCGATGTGCGGCGCCCGGAGCGGCTGTCCACCGACGTCACCGAGATCGACGGCGCTGCGCCGGCCGAGGTGACAGACCCGGCCAGCCAGCCGCTCACGGGCTGCCGGGTGCTCATCATCGGCGCCGGCGCGGTCGGCGGCCTGACGGCGGCGACCGTCCGGCGGGCGGGGGCAGCCGAGCTGGTCGTGGCCAACCGCACCCCGGCTCGCGCCGCCGCGATCGCGGAGAACCACGGCGCCCGCGTCGTCGGCCTGGCCGACCTGCCGCACGAGGTCGGCCAGGCGGACCTGGTCGTGTCCTCGACCGGTGCGACCGGCCTGGTGGTCACCTACGAGATGGTCGAGGCGGCCTCGGTCGCCCGGTCCGGCCGGCCGCTGGTCTTCCTCGACCTCGCCCTGCCACACGACATCGACCCAGGGGTGCGCGCGCTGCCCGGCGTGACCCTCGTCGACCTGGAGTCGCTGCGGGTCGCGCTCGATGGCGCGCAGGTCTCGCACGATCTCGAGGCGGTCCGCGCGCTGGTGGCCTCCGAGGTCGCCGGGTTCCTCAACAAGCGTGGGGCTGTGCGGGTCGCGCCGACGGTCGTCGCGCTGCGCGCCCAGGCCGCCGGGATCGTGCAGGAGGAGCTCGACCGGCTGCGCGGCCGGCTGCCCGATCTGGACACCCGGGAGTGGGAGATGGTCACCGGGACCGTCCGGCGCGTCGTCGACAAGCTGCTGCACGCACCGACGGTGCGGGTCCAGCAGCTAGCCGGTGGGCCTGGTGGCGACTCCTATGCCGAGGCGCTGCGTGAACTGTTCGACCTACCCAGGGAGGTGCCGGCCGTCGTGTCGGCCCCCGACCTGCTGGAGCAACCGTGA
- a CDS encoding glycosyltransferase — MVLVLTAAAAVALGAWVWLVVCWGGYWRTGQRLPARRAPAKWPPVAIVVPARDEALVLPMTLPSLLGQDYPGPVTLVLVDDASTDGTAEVARDLAAQELARRAAARDAGDAAALGGVGLTVLSCTPPPAGWTGKLWALQYGVEFAGEAEFVLLTDADLAHRPGSLRALVEAATTHRLDLVSQLARLAITSRWERLVVPAFGYFFAMLYPFRWSNRPRSAVAAAGGCSLVRREVLRDAGGLAAVRGAGIDDVAIARLVKNAGGRTWLGLADRADSVRPHPSLADLWNRVARGAFTRLRHSAALLAGTAVGMLLLFVVPVVATVAGLAVGAWPLAALGGAGWLLLAGTYLPMIRYYRQPPPAALLLPVTAMLYLGMTLDSARRHRAGHGASWKGRTYGDPAARHQRAAKRREPGVDAGQLVPGLVPDQAPAPVADAGAARPAIPDGIFGEPR; from the coding sequence ATGGTTCTGGTGCTGACAGCGGCGGCGGCCGTCGCGCTGGGCGCCTGGGTGTGGCTGGTGGTCTGCTGGGGTGGCTACTGGCGGACCGGCCAGCGGCTGCCAGCGCGGCGCGCACCGGCGAAGTGGCCGCCCGTCGCGATCGTCGTCCCGGCCCGGGACGAGGCGCTCGTGCTGCCGATGACCCTGCCCAGCCTGCTCGGCCAGGACTACCCTGGCCCGGTCACCCTGGTGCTCGTCGACGACGCGAGCACCGACGGCACGGCGGAGGTCGCCCGTGACCTGGCCGCCCAGGAGCTTGCTCGCCGGGCCGCCGCCCGAGACGCCGGTGACGCGGCCGCGCTCGGTGGGGTCGGGCTCACGGTGCTGTCCTGCACGCCGCCGCCGGCCGGCTGGACCGGCAAGCTCTGGGCGCTGCAGTACGGGGTCGAGTTCGCCGGCGAGGCCGAGTTCGTGCTGCTCACGGACGCCGACCTCGCGCACCGGCCTGGCTCGCTGCGCGCCCTGGTCGAGGCGGCGACGACCCATCGGCTCGACCTGGTCTCCCAGCTGGCGCGGCTCGCCATCACCTCCCGATGGGAGCGGCTGGTCGTCCCGGCGTTCGGCTATTTCTTCGCCATGCTCTACCCCTTCCGCTGGTCGAACCGGCCGCGGTCCGCGGTGGCGGCGGCCGGCGGCTGCTCGCTCGTGCGCCGCGAGGTGCTGCGTGACGCGGGCGGGCTCGCGGCGGTCCGCGGCGCGGGCATCGACGACGTGGCGATCGCCCGCCTGGTCAAGAACGCGGGCGGCCGGACCTGGCTCGGCCTCGCCGACCGGGCCGACAGCGTCCGGCCCCACCCGTCGCTCGCCGACCTGTGGAACCGGGTCGCCCGCGGTGCCTTCACCCGGCTGCGGCACTCGGCCGCGCTGCTCGCCGGGACGGCCGTCGGCATGCTGCTGCTGTTCGTGGTGCCGGTCGTGGCCACGGTGGCGGGGCTCGCCGTCGGCGCGTGGCCGCTCGCCGCGCTCGGCGGCGCCGGCTGGCTGCTGCTCGCCGGCACCTACCTGCCGATGATCCGGTACTACCGCCAGCCGCCGCCGGCCGCGCTGCTGCTGCCGGTGACGGCGATGCTCTACCTCGGGATGACGCTCGACTCGGCCCGGCGCCACCGGGCCGGGCATGGCGCCAGCTGGAAGGGCCGCACCTACGGCGACCCGGCGGCCCGCCACCAGCGGGCGGCGAAGCGCCGGGAGCCGGGCGTCGACGCGGGCCAGCTCGTGCCCGGCCTCGTGCCCGACCAGGCGCCCGCTCCCGTGGCGGACGCCGGCGCGGCCCGCCCGGCCATTCCTGACGGCATCTTCGGCGAGCCGCGCTGA
- the hemB gene encoding porphobilinogen synthase, translated as MTTGGWPAGGSPAGFPLARPRRLRRTPALRRLVSDVRLHPADLILPAFVKEGVSEPVPVGSMPGVVQHTRDSLRKAAAEAAEAGVGGIILFGVPAQKDARGSAADDPDGIVQLAIADLVSEVGGSMVIMADLCLDEYTDHGHCGLLTETGDVDNDVTLERYASIAVAQARAGVEVVAPSGMMDGQVGAIRAALDGAGYPELPILAYSVKYASAFYGPFREAAECAPQFGDRAGYQQDPARSAAEALREVALDLAEGADAVMVKPALAYLDVLRAVADAVDVPVAAYQVSGEYAMVEAAAANGWVDRDRIINETLTAIHRAGADLILTYWATEVAQKLRRA; from the coding sequence GTGACCACCGGGGGCTGGCCGGCGGGCGGTTCGCCCGCCGGCTTCCCGCTCGCCCGGCCGCGCCGGCTGCGCCGGACGCCGGCGCTGCGCCGGCTGGTGTCGGACGTGCGGCTGCACCCGGCGGATCTGATCCTCCCGGCGTTCGTCAAGGAAGGCGTCAGCGAGCCGGTGCCGGTCGGGTCGATGCCGGGGGTCGTCCAGCACACCAGGGACTCGCTGCGCAAGGCGGCGGCCGAGGCCGCCGAGGCGGGCGTCGGCGGGATCATCCTGTTCGGCGTGCCGGCGCAGAAGGACGCTCGTGGCTCGGCCGCCGACGACCCGGACGGGATCGTGCAGCTGGCGATCGCCGACCTCGTGTCCGAGGTGGGCGGGTCGATGGTCATCATGGCCGACCTCTGCCTCGACGAGTACACCGACCACGGCCATTGCGGCCTGCTCACCGAGACCGGCGACGTGGACAACGACGTGACGCTTGAGCGGTACGCGTCGATCGCCGTGGCGCAGGCACGCGCCGGCGTCGAGGTGGTCGCGCCGAGCGGGATGATGGACGGCCAGGTCGGCGCGATCCGGGCGGCCCTCGACGGCGCGGGGTATCCGGAGCTCCCGATCCTGGCCTACTCGGTCAAGTACGCGTCCGCCTTCTACGGACCGTTCCGGGAGGCCGCCGAGTGCGCGCCGCAGTTCGGCGACCGGGCCGGCTACCAGCAGGACCCGGCCCGCTCGGCCGCCGAGGCGCTGCGCGAGGTCGCCCTCGACCTGGCCGAGGGCGCGGACGCCGTGATGGTCAAGCCGGCGCTCGCCTACCTGGACGTCCTGCGGGCCGTCGCCGACGCCGTGGACGTGCCGGTCGCGGCCTACCAGGTCTCCGGCGAGTACGCGATGGTCGAGGCGGCCGCGGCCAACGGCTGGGTCGACCGTGACCGGATCATCAACGAGACGCTGACCGCGATCCACCGCGCCGGCGCCGACCTGATCCTCACCTACTGGGCCACAGAGGTCGCGCAGAAGCTGCGCCGCGCCTGA
- the hemC gene encoding hydroxymethylbilane synthase translates to MAAAGPAVQAGGQPSRLRLGTRRSALALTQSGLVADELRTRLGVEVDLVHIVTEGDRNRAEISQLGSTGVWVSALREALLAGEVDLAVHSLKDLPTAAPEGITLAAIPGREDVRDVLVSPSGRTLAELGPGARIGTGAPRRAAQLRALGLGLDVVAIRGNVDTRIRKAVDGEVDAVVLARAGLARLGRLDAITEVLEPEVMLPAPGQGALAIECATTTLAPLTLLTVGTPEDQGAVTGMSCPVAPGSGVEIPLERLLRFVLDDAPSSVAVRAERAFLAAIEAGCTAPVGALAQVADGSASGGELRLRAVVASLDGKTVLRRELEGQTADPEALGRRLADDLLSAGAHTLMGTR, encoded by the coding sequence CTGGCCGCCGCCGGGCCGGCGGTCCAGGCCGGCGGCCAGCCGAGCCGGCTGCGGTTGGGGACCAGGCGGTCCGCCCTCGCGCTCACCCAGTCGGGACTGGTGGCCGACGAACTGCGTACCCGGCTCGGTGTCGAGGTCGACCTCGTCCACATCGTCACCGAGGGTGACCGTAACCGGGCCGAGATCAGCCAGCTTGGGAGCACCGGGGTGTGGGTCAGCGCACTGCGTGAGGCGCTGCTGGCCGGCGAGGTCGACCTGGCCGTGCACTCGCTCAAGGACCTGCCGACGGCTGCCCCGGAGGGCATCACGCTCGCCGCGATCCCGGGGCGCGAGGACGTCCGCGACGTTCTTGTCTCGCCCTCCGGCCGTACGCTCGCCGAGCTCGGCCCGGGCGCGCGGATCGGCACCGGTGCGCCGCGCCGCGCCGCCCAGCTGCGGGCCCTCGGACTCGGCCTGGACGTGGTGGCGATCCGCGGCAACGTGGACACCCGGATCAGGAAGGCCGTCGACGGCGAGGTCGACGCGGTCGTGCTCGCCCGCGCCGGGCTCGCCCGCCTGGGCCGGCTGGACGCGATCACGGAGGTGCTGGAGCCGGAGGTGATGCTTCCGGCGCCGGGCCAGGGCGCGCTCGCGATCGAGTGCGCGACCACGACGCTCGCTCCGTTGACACTGCTGACGGTCGGCACCCCGGAGGACCAGGGGGCGGTCACGGGGATGAGCTGCCCGGTCGCGCCCGGAAGCGGAGTTGAGATTCCGCTTGAGCGACTGCTACGGTTTGTGCTCGACGATGCACCGTCGTCCGTGGCGGTCAGAGCGGAACGCGCCTTCCTGGCGGCGATCGAGGCGGGTTGCACCGCCCCGGTCGGCGCGTTGGCGCAGGTGGCTGACGGCTCCGCCAGCGGAGGTGAGCTTCGCCTGCGCGCGGTGGTCGCGTCGCTGGACGGCAAGACCGTCCTGCGCCGTGAGCTGGAAGGTCAGACCGCCGACCCGGAGGCGCTGGGTAGGCGCCTCGCGGACGACCTGCTGTCCGCAGGAGCACACACGCTGATGGGAACCCGCTGA
- a CDS encoding ATP-binding cassette domain-containing protein, producing the protein MLAEAEPVWAIDAKDLVKTYRGRRRADPPVQAVRGITLRVRAGTIFGLLGPNGAGKSTTVRMLATLTRPDAGSATVAGHDLLRAPWEVRRLIGIVPQRSGADPDATGSENLLLQGRLYGLGGDGLARRAGELLDQFGLADAANRLARTYSGGMLRRLDVAIGLVARPAVLFLDEPTTGLDPEARAVMWAEIESLAADGLSILLTTHYLEEADRLAAQVAIIENGLVVVQGTPDELKSELHGDAVNLELAATPDAAQADTLRARLAALPGVGEVTLTGRAVRARVDGGAAVLPAVLAAVDGAGLVSAAASVARPSLDDVYLRHVGHRFGRQEEVA; encoded by the coding sequence ATCCTCGCGGAGGCCGAGCCGGTCTGGGCGATCGACGCCAAGGACCTGGTGAAGACCTATCGCGGCCGGCGTCGCGCGGACCCGCCGGTGCAGGCGGTCCGCGGGATCACCCTGCGAGTTCGGGCTGGAACGATCTTCGGGCTGCTCGGTCCGAACGGTGCCGGGAAGTCGACGACCGTACGCATGCTGGCCACGTTGACCCGCCCGGACGCCGGTTCGGCGACCGTCGCCGGGCACGACCTGCTGCGCGCCCCCTGGGAGGTCCGCCGCCTGATCGGGATCGTGCCGCAGCGCTCCGGGGCCGACCCGGACGCCACCGGCAGTGAGAACCTGCTGCTGCAGGGCCGGCTCTACGGACTCGGCGGGGACGGGCTCGCCCGGCGGGCCGGCGAGCTGCTCGACCAGTTCGGTCTGGCCGACGCGGCCAACCGGCTGGCCCGCACCTACTCGGGCGGCATGCTGCGCCGCCTCGACGTGGCGATCGGCCTGGTCGCCCGCCCGGCCGTGCTGTTCCTCGACGAGCCAACCACTGGCCTGGACCCGGAGGCCCGCGCGGTGATGTGGGCCGAGATCGAGTCCCTCGCCGCCGACGGCCTGTCCATCCTGCTGACCACGCACTACCTGGAGGAGGCCGACCGGCTGGCCGCCCAGGTCGCGATCATCGAGAACGGCCTGGTGGTGGTCCAGGGGACGCCCGACGAGCTCAAGAGCGAGCTGCATGGCGACGCCGTCAACCTGGAGCTCGCCGCGACGCCCGACGCGGCCCAGGCCGACACGCTGCGCGCCCGGCTGGCGGCCCTGCCCGGCGTCGGTGAGGTGACCCTGACCGGACGCGCGGTGCGGGCCCGGGTCGACGGGGGCGCGGCGGTTCTCCCGGCGGTCCTCGCGGCGGTGGACGGTGCCGGCTTGGTCAGCGCCGCCGCCAGCGTCGCCCGGCCATCGCTCGACGACGTCTATCTGCGCCATGTCGGCCATCGGTTCGGCCGGCAGGAGGAGGTGGCCTGA
- a CDS encoding TIGR03564 family F420-dependent LLM class oxidoreductase, translated as MRIGTILPDPGGTDALARLRDALAQAADDGLTSAWMSHIFGLDALTSLAVAGSQVPGIELGTAVVATYPRHPVALAQQALTTALATGGRLTLGIGLSHRLVIEDMFGYSFARPARHMSEYLSALVPLLDGQPVDFKGETLRAAAGLSTPRSGRVPVLVAALGPAMLRLAGERTDGTVLWMTGPATIRDHTVPTIRAAAAQAGRPEPRVVASLPIRVTDDVEGARAAANKTFAIYGKLPSYRAMLDREGAAGPADVAIIGDEETVAARVAEVAAAGATDLVAVPFAPEGSVDERRTRAFLRAAAQSAG; from the coding sequence ATGCGCATCGGGACCATCCTGCCGGATCCCGGCGGCACGGACGCGCTCGCCCGGCTGCGGGACGCGCTGGCCCAGGCCGCCGACGACGGGCTCACGTCCGCGTGGATGAGTCACATCTTCGGCCTGGACGCGCTGACGTCGCTCGCCGTCGCCGGCAGCCAGGTCCCGGGGATCGAGCTCGGCACCGCGGTGGTGGCGACCTACCCACGCCACCCGGTCGCGCTCGCCCAGCAGGCCCTGACGACGGCGCTCGCCACCGGCGGCCGGCTCACCCTGGGCATCGGCCTGTCGCACCGGCTGGTGATCGAGGACATGTTCGGCTACAGCTTCGCCCGGCCCGCGCGGCACATGTCCGAGTACCTGTCCGCGCTGGTGCCGCTGCTCGACGGGCAGCCGGTGGACTTCAAGGGCGAGACCCTGCGGGCCGCCGCGGGCCTCTCGACGCCGCGGTCCGGCCGGGTGCCGGTGCTGGTCGCGGCGCTGGGGCCGGCGATGCTGCGGCTGGCGGGCGAGCGCACCGACGGGACGGTGCTGTGGATGACCGGGCCGGCGACCATCCGCGACCACACGGTCCCGACGATCCGGGCCGCCGCCGCGCAGGCGGGCCGCCCGGAGCCCCGGGTGGTGGCCTCGCTGCCGATCCGCGTCACCGACGACGTCGAGGGCGCGCGCGCCGCGGCCAACAAGACCTTCGCGATCTACGGCAAGCTCCCGTCCTACCGGGCGATGCTCGACCGGGAGGGTGCGGCCGGGCCGGCCGACGTCGCGATCATCGGCGACGAGGAGACCGTCGCGGCCCGGGTCGCCGAGGTCGCGGCCGCGGGTGCCACCGATCTCGTCGCCGTGCCGTTCGCTCCCGAGGGCAGCGTCGACGAGCGGCGCACCCGGGCCTTCCTGCGCGCCGCGGCCCAGTCCGCCGGGTAG